A segment of the Azospirillum lipoferum 4B genome:
TCCACAGCACCGCCTGATGCGGGTCGGCCAGCACGTCGGCGGCGTTGGAGAAGACCAGCACCGTGCCGTAGAGGCCGAAGGCGACGCCGACCGTGCAGATGATGACGTATTTCCAGGCGGCCTCCAGCGAGGATTTCTGCCCGTACAGCCCGACCAGGAAGGCGGATCCCAGCGTCGTCGCCTCGATGGCCGCCCACATCATGATGATGTTGTTGGCGGTGACCGCCAGCAGCATGGTGAACAGGAACAGGCTGAAGAAGCCGTAGTAGATCCGGACCTTGCCGGCGTCGATGGCGCCGGACTCCAGGTCGTGGCGGATATAGGCGATGGAATAGAGGCCGGTCATCAGGCCGACCACGCCGATCAGCATCATGAAGACAGCGCCGAGCGCGTCGACGAACAGCCAGTCGCCGAAGGCGGAGATGGCGCCGTTCGACAGCACCTGGATCAGCGCCGCGATGCTCAGCAGGAAGACATAGCCGATGGAGCCCAGATGGATGCGCTCCAGCAGCGTCACGCTGCCCGTGTCGGTCGCGAAGGCTTCGGGCAGCGACTCCCGGAACCAGGGCAGGGTCAGCAGGAACAGCGCCACCGCCAGCGGACCGATCAGCAGAAGTGGGGGAAGGATCGAGGGTACCATGGCGGTCATCCCTTCAGGCTCGTGAGCTGGCGCGCGTCGAGCGTGTGCAGCGTGTCGAAGATCCGCGATCCCAGCGCCGCCATCACCACCACCGCGAAGATGGCGTCGGTGGCGATGCCGATCTCCACCAGTTCCGGCGCGTTGGGGGCCAGCAGGGCCAGGGTCAGGTGCGACCCGTTCTCCATCAGGCAATAGCCGAACACCTGCTTCAGGATGTTCCGCTGCGCCACGATGCAGGCGAGGCCGATGAAGAACAGGGCGAGCGACACCGCCAGCGCCGGCTTGATGGCGTCGGCCGCCGGCAGCGTCACCTTGGACGCCACGACGAAGCAGAGGATGAGGGCGACCGCCGCACCGACGATGGACAGCGCCGTCGGCATCACCGCACCGGTGCCGATGGCGGGATCGCTCAGCCGGCGGAAGGCGCGGTACATGATGGCCGGGACCAGGATCACCTTGGTCAGCAGCGCGGTGAAGGACCAGAGATACAGCTCGCCCGACCCGGTGGCCCCCGCCAGTGCCACGAACAGCATCACCAGGATGAAGCTCTGCAGCGCATAGAAGCGGGCGGAGTTGGCCGGATTGCCGGCGAGCGTGACCAGAAGGGAGCTG
Coding sequences within it:
- the hyfE gene encoding hydrogenase 4 membrane subunit; amino-acid sequence: MNGFLIVNGLSGLLIVSSLLVTLAGNPANSARFYALQSFILVMLFVALAGATGSGELYLWSFTALLTKVILVPAIMYRAFRRLSDPAIGTGAVMPTALSIVGAAVALILCFVVASKVTLPAADAIKPALAVSLALFFIGLACIVAQRNILKQVFGYCLMENGSHLTLALLAPNAPELVEIGIATDAIFAVVVMAALGSRIFDTLHTLDARQLTSLKG